gttggaaGGTCATcccatatgggttctggagagACCCATAGGCAGGGCCCAGCCCTAGACCTGAGTGCTCCACAGACAGGAAGCTGGGGTAGCCTTCAGTGTGGGCCACTGTCTTGGCAGCCCGCCGGGGAGTCCCCTCAGGCCGGGCCCTTGGGGCCTCCTCACCCCCTGTGCCCCCACCACCAGGCTGCAGGCTCAAAGTCCGCCGGGGCAGCACCATGTAGTCCCCCTCAGAGCCTGGCTCGCTTGGTCGTAGCCATGTAAGGTCCAACTGCCGCAGACCACCCTCCCCGCACATGTACACAGGGTTGGTctcttggggtggtggtggctcccCTAGACCTGGTGAAGCTGCCATGGGCACTAGGATGTTCCCAGGCAGTGGTGAGAAGCTGAGGCCACCCTCAGGACCCACAAGACAGGACTTGGGCTCCTCATCCTCATCCAGGGACAGGCGGGACAGAGTGCCAGTGATGGTGGACGGGTTGCAAGTGTTGACCTCCTTGAACAAAACTGGAGATAGAAGTGGGAGAGATAGATAAGCCCTAAGGAAGAGACCCTGGGATGCTGTTGCCCAGGTTTGGGTGGGTACTAAGCTTCTGAGCTTGGGCAATGAAGGAAACTGAGTTCTGGGGAGGTGGTTGGTACCCTTCTGTATACAAGAGGGACCAGGAAGACAAGTGGCTCATGGGCCCAAGGGATGGAGGTTGGCGAGCCAAGGCTGAGTTCCCATGAGTGCCCTGGTACATGGTCTAACTTCTACTCCACAGCCCCAAGGCTGTCAACAGGCCTTGCTCTACCCTGTACCCCAGGAAGCATATACCTTAGAGAAAGGTCTGGAAAGAGCTGCCACGGAAAGCCAttgaagagatggaagaatgTAGCAGCCAACATATGCCAAGGCCCCTACTGTAACCGTGATGTCCCCTCATTCATGTAGGCCCTAGGCCTTCTACCTGCCCCAGACAATGctatgttctcctttataagtgTGTGTACAGCCGAGACTTAGAGAGGGGAGATTTTTGCCCAGAGGCAAGTGGTAATTGGCCATCCCAGATGTAAATCTAACCTGCCCCTGGCTAATATCAAAGCAGGACATTGGCAGCCTGGTCCCCATCAGGGCTGCTATGACACAGTATGGGGCTCCTGTCATAGCCATGCCTAAGGCTTTGTGGCTCAACCCGACAGACTCACCTGTCTGACAAGCCAGGTCCACATCCTTTTCAAAGTCTGACTATAAgtcgagagggagagagagagcaggttgGCAGAGGGAAGAGAGCCGTGTCAGGATAGGGGAGGCTCAGGCACCTCCCCCCACCCAGCTCTTCAGTCCTCTATGAGGGTCCCCCAACAGAGCCTCAAACTGTAAGGAAGAAGCTGAATGAGGGAAACCTTTGCCCAGTGCCACCCTGTAGCCAACAGTGGAGTCTGAATTAAAACCAGGCTCCGTCTCCTTCCTGTCTCAGATGGGATGGGAAAGGGAAGGACCTTGTGTCAGGAGGGGtctacccaggcctcctcactcacCAGGATCTGCAGCTGCCCATTCTTGCACGAATCAGGGGAGTCTTCACTCTCATCGGCCCGACACACACCCATCTGGCACTTTACCACGTCCTGGACCTGGGAACGGGAAGGACCTGCTGGGTCTGTGACCTCCATAATACCTCCACCATAGTGGGCTGGGTGTCCCACCCTGGGTAACCAGAGTAGGAGTAGGAAGAGACAAGCATTGAGCCTGAAGGTGGTGCCAACTGGACTGGGATATTGGACAGGGGCTAAAGAAGGCCCAGGCCTTCAAGGCTGTCCAAAACAGACGTGCCCACACCAGGGGCCTGAAGCCCCCTGGTCACCCTGTACCACACAGTGGGGAGAAGCCAGAGTCCAGCACGGGGTGGGCAAGCAAGAAGAGCCGAGGCACCTCCCGGCGCAGGAAGCAGTGCACAGCAGTGATGACAAAGCCTTGTGCAGAGTTGAAAACGGCGAACAGCGCCTGGAAGAGGACCGAGCGGCGGTCTGTCATGGCCAGGACAGCAGACATCCAGGTAAGCGCCAGCAGAGGCAGTACCACGCAGGAGCTCCAGAGTGAGGCCCTGAGAGGGACAGCAGCAGAAAGTCTGTCAGAGTGACACTCTGCAGGACAGGGTGGCAGGAGCCTGGGCTCCTCAGCTTGGGGAATGGCAAAGCCCCAAACTCCAGGATCTTAGGAGTGTTTCCAAGCAGAGAGGAGGCAAGGAACTGGAGGAGAAACAGGACAAAGACAGAACTATAGGGCCAGAGCAGGGGCCATGAGAGGTAGGAGGGAAGGACACATAGACACAGTGGGACCCAGCAGAACAGAGGCAATACTAGGAAGCAGGGgtgaagaaagaagagacaggaggGAAGCGGGGCAGACAGAGGCAAACACGGGGAGCTTCAGGCCCAGCTTGCACAGAAGCATCTTGGAAGCTTTGGAAAAAGACCACTGGCCAGAACTACAATCCCAAAGACCCTAAGACAGTAggctggagagagaaggagaggaagaacaaagaaagatgacTGCCACAGTGAAAGGAGCGAGACAGACAGACCCCCAGACAGGAAGACTGAACAGGTAGAGCATGTGGAGGACACCACAGCACAAATCCTTGCAGAGAAGATGGGGTCCAGCCCTGCCAGGTTGAGGCCTGGAGGAACCTCTGGCTCCTGGTGGTTGCTCAGAACCCAGGGCAATAGGATCATAGCTGGGTCAGAACCAAGCCTATGTTTTCCTGGACTCCAtgcagagacaaaaggtagacaggCCATGCATGGCCAACAGACTGATCTCCATCCCCAACAATTGCTATAGCCCATGAGGAACAGGAGCTGGAAGCCCACTCTGCCCTACCCCCAGGACCCCAGTGGAGAGTCAGGCACAGCTCCAGACAGGGCAGGGTGGTAACCATTCTGCAGAGACAGccagaggctaaggcagaaagATGGGCAGGCAGGGGGCCAAGACCTATCCTGTGAAGAGAGGTTCATGGCTGTTGAGCCAGGCAAGGTGGGGGTGAAGGCACAGTGTCTCTGAAACCCTGGAGGAGGAGCCAAGAGCCAGAGAGGCTCTAATCACAGTAATAAGAGCTGCCATTGATTAACTAGCAATTCTCTGCCAGGCCCTCCACTGAACACTTTACATAGATTATTTCAAATTGTGATCAAAACAACTCCAACAAACAGGCCTGGGGACTAGTCTCCCAATTGACAGATGAGGGGACTGGAGTGTGCCCAGCTGGACAGGGAGAGGGGAGCTGGGACACAAATCCAGCTTGGTGGACAGACTCTGAGGCCTACACTTTGATCTGGTTCAGCAGACTGGGCACAGGGAGGTGGTGGTCCAGAGCAGAGGATGCTCACTGTTCCTTGAGTGTCATGGAGCCCTGCAATGATGGCACAGGTCCCCTGAGGCGTGTGACAAGGCTGTGCCCTCTCTCATTAAGGTGACTCAGGTGGACTTCCAGTCCTGGTAGGAGGTTTGGGCCTGCGGCCTTTCTACTCTTGCATATCTGGGGTCTTAAGATTCTTAGCTGCAAGGTTGGGGTGTCAATTGTCTTCCTCCATGACTCTGTCTCTGATTGtgaggttcaaggcctctggaaTGTAAGGCAGATTCTACAACACCAAAGAGTGTATTTCCGTCCTTCTCACACCCTCAAGTTTCTGGTTATTTATTCTAAGGTTCCACCACTTTAATCTGAAGGCTTTAATAGCTCAAAAATTCTAAGGGCCTAGGATTCTTAGGACCTTCAGGTTGGTGGTGAGAGGAGGAGTCTGCAGCTGTGCCTGTATGGATAATTAAGCCACAGCAAGGACAGGGACCAGAGGGAAGGGCGAGCAGGGCTCTGCAGCACCTTGTGGAGGGTGTCACTCCTATCGCCTTCAGCCACCTCAACCCTGAACTTCAGAGAGCATGTAGCAGTTAGGAGGGCGGGGGCAAGGCGAGCTCTCCAGGGCACTGGGCTGGTATCCCTCCCAATCCCCACCATGGGCACTGCCCTCCCATTCCTTAGCCCCTGCCCGCCCCCACCGCCCCCCCAGGGGGCACGACTAACATGGCATTCCTGGCCGAGGCTGAGCTGAGCAGGGGGCTGGGGACCGCTCCACACGATGAGCAGGGGAGGAGCAGGCTGGCCCAGGGGCACCGCTCCGACCTCGGGGGATGGCACAGACATGGGAGAAGGGGGAGACACATGGGAGGCCGGGAGATGGGGCAGAGTGAGCCCCgagaagggtgggaggggagggcagatgagagagagagagctgggttAGGGTGGGCGAGGGGCTAAAGCTGAGCACTCGAGTGCCCACCTTGCCTGCAACCCTTGATGCCCCAAGGTGGGGGAGCCTGGGTTGGCATGAGCAAGCCCTGAGTCTCCGAGGTGCACTCGGCTCCCCCTCCCTGCTCATTTCCCGGAAAGGCGGAGTTGCAGAGACCCTCCCCTTACCCGGCCCTCTGCTTCTTAGATTTGTCTGACACGCCATCTCGAGCCATGAGCTTGTTGAAGACGATGATCCCGATGAGCATGTTCACCTGGGGGCCCGGTGGAGCCAAGTGGGAAAGACAGGATCACCAGGTGCCCTGGGGCAAGGACACCCCCAGGGGGCAGCTGGAGGCCAGGGACAAGGCAGAAGGAAATGATGACCCCCTGGGGCCATATCCCTCCCTGGATGCTTGAAGGGGGCACGTACCAGGACAATGACTGCAGCTGGACCCACAAAGGCATAGAGCAGTCCACCCTCTAGGGAAAGCCAGCagctgggagaggagagaaaagaaacgATCAGACACCCAGCAAGCCCTTCTTCCCTTCATCTACCACCTCAGGCCCTAGGCGGCCACGCCCGCCCACATCTCCATCCAGCCAAGGAGAAACACAGCCGTGTCTTAATGAGCCTGTTTCCTCTCCCACAAAGATTTCCATCAGGCCCCCATAGAAATAAAAGTAAGCTGACCCCTGAGAGCAATGGTGCTTAGAACTGACCCAACCTAACGTGGCCTTTTACagccagggaaactgaggctcagagagaagaAAGTTTACCCAAAGATCTTCAATAACACAGGTCAAGGCCTCAGCCTGAGAAGACCTAATGTCCAGTCCAACTCCCCCAACAGACCCACaaacccctccacccccaccctcgcCACAGGAGGTACACGTACTAGCTGGATGTACCGTATCCTTTGGTGCGTGTAAAGCCAACAGACACAGCCACCACCAGGGCAGGCAGACCTGGGGAGTGCAGGGTCACAGGTGAAAAGGCTGCAGGTGCTGGGGGGGGACCCCTCCCTGTTACCCTCCGGCCCGGCTGCCCCCATCCCCAGAGAGCTGGACCAGTGTCCAGGTAGCACCTCCCTGACTTCCCCTGCCACTCCAGGCCCAGCAGCAGAGTCCAGCACCGGCCTTGCTCACCCCAGCCCAGGCAGAGGAAGCGCTTGCGAACCAGGCGGGTGCGCATCCGCCCGATGACAGCCAGATAGGATTGCCAGGCCTCTGTAAGCACCCAGCAAAAGGAGGACAGAAAGAAGAAGTGCAGGAAGGCAGCCGTCATGGTGCATACGCCCTGCGGGGAGAGGTAACAGGAGGGAGTGGCCCTGAGCAGTGGCCAGGGTGGGAGCTGCCAACTTCCCACACTGACTGCTGGGCCCAGGCGCTGCCTGGCCAGCCGCCTACCTGAGCCCCTCCCCCCAGAGCCCTGCCAGGCACCCCCGCCTTCCTGCACCCACACACAGCACGACACGGGCCTGGTGACATGCACACAGCACTAGGCATCCGGGGAGGCGGGCAGGCGGGCCACCCACGCACAGACAGGAGCACTTGCCACGTCATGGCCGAGCAAAACCCCACACCTGGCTCTCTTAGTGCTGGCACTGTACAGAGAAGGCCAAGGAGGGTAGGAGGGACAGTCAGCATGGAGCATCCGCAAGCAGATGGCAAAGGAGGACTCATAGACAAGAGGGGGGTCTAATGCCTCCCGCCCAACACACATGCACcaggcactcatgcacacacccacTGATGTATACAAACACTCATTACTGAGTACACACACACCAACGCCTTCAAGTATGCCTGCACACtacttcactctctctctctctctctttctctctctctcttctctctctctctctctctctctctctctctctctctctctctctctctctctccccaacttGGGACTGAATACATCCATATCCACCCCTCAGGCCATCCATACAAACATCTACCCTCAgggtgagagagatggctcaagtggttaagagccctggctgttcttccaaatgaccagggttcaattcccagcacccacatggcagctcacaactgtctgtaactccagttccaggggatctgacacccttgtacagacatacatggaggcaaaacaccaatgcacatgaaataaaaataatcataaaaaacCCCACCCTCACTTGCAGGCACTCTCTACCTTCACCCCTCCTTTGGTacccctccccacacaccccCAGGAGCCTGCACCTGCCTTGCTCAGCACCCGGGACTGGCCCACGAGGATCAAGATGTTGGAAGCCAGGATGGACAGGCAGAAGTTCAGCAAGATGATGGAACGTTCTGATTTTATAAACCTGACAGGGCAcagtgggcagaggcagaggcattggCTGCCTGCCTACCCTGGATCGCTGGCCACCTCCCATCCTGCTCAACATCCAACTTACCTCCAGAAGGCTGCATAGATGGCAAGCAGTGTGAGCAGGGCCATGCAGGACACTGCACAGCCGATCACCAGGGGAACCGAGGGAGCACCTGCCAGCTCCAGGGTCTGTGGGAGATGGGTTGCTGGGAGATGGGGTTGCTGGGAGAGGGCAGGGGTAGGGCACCCAGTCTCCCCGTCTGATGCAAGCAGGCATGCGCCTCACATGCAGAAGGGCACCGAAGTATTTACACTCAGTCACCCACACTCTTCCAGATACAAACCAAtgaacacacatgcccacatatgcacacatgctctcACTCACCCACCGCCATATACTCCTGTGCGGGCGTCATGACTATGAACAACACCAGGCCCCCTTCCTCATGCAATCCCACGAGTATATCTGTGCAGAGCCACATTTGGGGTCACCTAGATGCCTTGACCAGCCCAGGCACCTGTCCCCTACTCACCAGGTCCTTGGGTGGTTGAGCCAGAACAGCAAAGGTGGACAAATGCTGGCACTGGCAGCGGGTGTGGGCTGCCTGGGTCTCCAAGGTCTGGCAGCTCTCAGTGTTCCAGTCCCCTGAGCTGGCATCTCTTGGATGAGGGAGAAGTGGCATGAACCTAGGGCCCATGTCTGGAGCCCCAAACCCAGTGCTGACTACTGCCCAGACTGGTGAAGACCAGGGCAAGGCTACATTCATGAGATGACAGCAGAGAGCCCCAATATGTGCTCTTGACCCCTCAGAACAAGGATGGCACCAAGGAACCCTTTGGCCTTCTAGGTGGGAGACCATTTCTGATGATGAGAGGGTCTAGGCTTGCCCCAACTCACGCTCTCGAGTAGTCCCAGCTGGCACAGTGGGGATCGGTGGTGCCCTGGAGAGCAGAAGACGTGCAGTCTAGGGTGAGTAGGGCACTGGGACTGGCCGTCATCTAGCCTAACACAGCAGCTCCCACACAGGTCAGACCCAACATCCAGCACAGACCACCTCCCTGAGATAGGCCTCAGGCCCTATGTGGGCAGATATCTGGGTCCCCACCTGGTGCCTCACTCACATTGATGATATAGGAGAGCTCCACTGTGATGAGGGGCTCGGCTGGAGGCTGGGTGGGGGGACGCACAGTCACTGTCATCACCCGGGAGGTGACAGCAAGCGGAGGCCTAGGGGACAAGTAATGAGGTCAGCTCCTGCTAGCAGATGTCCAGACTTAGAAACTTTAACCTGTCATGGCTGGGGGCTGCCAGGGCCAAGGTCCAAGGGAGGGTACAGAACTTGGTAGGGCCCAGCACTTAGTTTGCAAAGTCCTGGACATCAGCACAGCCTCTGGGAACTgcataggtgttttgtttttctgtggatTTGTATATGCCTATGTGCGTGTGTGCAGgtgggtgtacatgtgtattcatgaagacaacctcaggtgttgttccttaGGTACTGTCCATCTTTCCTGCTTAAGACAGGCTCTTTCACTGGCCTACAACTTTCAaagcaggctaggctggctggcctgcaagtcccagggatctacctctttctgccttcccagcaccGCAAGTGCATTGCCAACATGCCAGGCCGTTTTACATAGGTCAGCAGTTCTCAAcgtgtgggtcatgaccccccaaagaccatgaaaaaaacagatatttacattcataACAGCAAatttagttatgaagtagtaacggAAAATCATTTTATagtggggggggtcaccacaacacgaggaactgcattaaagggttgcagcattagaaaggttgagaaccactgtccgaGGTCCTGATGCTTGCACGGCACTTTAACCTAGGCTCTCTTTCCAACCTTGGGTGACCATGTCCACAGCCAGGCATGGGGTCCCTCCAGGTGCGTGGGTGCAGGTGGACTCACCTGGGGGGTGGCAGGATGAGGCCGAGGGTGCGGTACAGCACAGCACCAATCACAAAATAGGAGGACTCATCTGGGTCAGCTGGGAGAAGGCGCTGGTGGGCGTGGCCTGGGCCAGGGGGCACCGTTCCTGGGCCCCTCCCCCTGCCCGGGCTGCCTGCTGTAGCTGCCCCAGGTGTGGCTGGCTTCCCTGGGGAGGACAGGCTGAGCACCTCCTTGGGTAGGAAGAGGCGATCCTCCGAGTGCCGCACCCAGTCCTTCATGCCCCTGCGGCCGCGCATGGGAAATGTGATGTCACTGGACACTGCTGAGATGGGCTCTCTCTGAATGCTGATCACTGCAGTGGAGGGAGGGTGGGCAGGGCACACCAAAGGCAGATGGGTAGACAGAGGAGGGGGGCATCCGGGGGAAGAGACAGACAAGAGGGCAACACACACCAGGGAAGACACACGGAAATTAGAACCAACACAGACGTGAGGTACACGGCCAGAGAGAATGGAGCGGAGGGGAGGAAGACGCAGAAAGACAGGAGCGTGGGATCACATGGAGGGAAAACAAGCCTGGTAAATAAAGGAGCAAAGCAAAAGTGCCCATCAATACCACCCCTCACCCAGGGAAGTACGGTCCTATGGTAACCGGTACCCGCCCCCCTCCCCGGCCTGCGGCCTTGTACCCAGATTGTCCGTGACGATAAGAGAACTCTGGAACGCCTTGAGGGCATCGCCCACCAGGTGAATGAAGTCTTCCACAACACGCAGCAGGTGCACAGAGCCAGGAGACACCTGGGAACAGAGAGGGCATGAGGGTCTGAGGCAGGGGTGGGTCAGGACAAGAGAAAGCTGGAGGCCTAGCCCCTCACCTGCTGAGCATCATCCCACTTGTCCTTATTCTCAGAATCCACCATAAAGCTCACCACCTGGAAGAAACGCTGGGGAAAGAGGGATGGGTCAGGAAGTGCGCCCCGCCTCGTGCCCCAGCAGACCCTGCCACTGTGGAGTAGTACCTGCACATCATCAGCGGAGGGGACATAGGTGGCCCTCTTGAAGGTGTCAGTGACATTCCTTAGAATGTCCACAGAGAAGAGCAGGTCCCCGCTATAGTAAGTGCGCCGTGCCAGCAGCTCCTGCAGGCTTCTTACCACCTGTGACATGCCCTCCCCTGCCAGCATGCGCTGGCCCTTAGCCAGGTGCTCCCGAAGCTGCAGACGACATACGTATGGCCCTGTCATTGGAGCATCAGAACCGGACACTGTCTCCTCCCATCTACCCACTAGGTGCATCCAGGAAGAGGGTATAGGAAATCAGAGAGACTCCCAGGAGACAGTCCGAGGAGGAGTCAGCAGTGATTTAGGAGGAACTCAGATGTGCAAATGTAGAATGATAAGCTTTTGGAGGGGTGGGGCTGAGTACCTGTCCCTAAGGGGCCTTGAAGATTCTGAAGCATCACACACAGGCTCTCTCAAACACGAGCTCTCAATGCAAACACACCACCGTTACCCAATTTGGTCAGAAACGTGTACCACAGGGCACATTTGCTGATACCATCCTTACTCCGTGCAAGTCCTGGGCTAGGAACTGGGGACATGAAGATAACCTCAACTCCATCCCTGCTTTCAAAGAGCTCCCAGTGTAGCAGAGCACACTTAAtgcattctttgtttgttttggtttcttgagaaaCCAAATAGGATCTACCTATTTAACCCTGACAGTCCTGGAGCTtgttatgtaaaccaggctggtctcaactcagaggtccacctgcctctgcctctccagtacagggttaaaggcatgtgccaccatgcccagcttcaatGCATTCTTAATTCTTCGTGTCTAAGAAGCTCAGGATGGGAAATTGTGGGTCGGAACCCAGAGGTATGTACCAGGGATAGAGAAAGATACCTGAGAGGCCCTGACATATAAGTAGGAGTTTGccagacaaagagaaacacagcATATACCAAGGTATAGAGGAATGAACGAGCCTTAAGCTCATGCCACCCCCTACCAGGACTTGGGACACATCGTTTGGCTTCCCAACACAACCGAGCACACTCACTGACAGGTACAGGTAGCGGTATTCATGGGAGATGCAACGAGCAAAGCTGGGCAGTCCCCAGTATGCCACGCCCTGTGCACTGAGGAGACAGCGGCGGCTAGCAGACCctgcagagagagaagacagggatGGGCATTAAGGCTGAGCTCTCACCTACCCCCTGCACATCTCAGGATGCAGACCCAGAGGTGGGCAGCAGGGACGGCGGGGCAAGGATCTGCAGGGGCAGCTGTCCACCCTTACCCGAGGCGTTGGGGGGACACTTGTTGTAAATGATCTCGCCGGCCGCCGCCTTTTTCCACGTCATCAGCATCACGTACTCATCTCTACACATCTCGTGGAAGGCTACGGGGAAAGCACAGGGAGTGGGGCTCAGCTGGGCTCACAAACAGGACCCCAGCCCCAGGGCTGAATAAGCCATACCTGGACATCTCTTCTCACTGCAGGGCTTCACCTCCTCTCCTGTGCCCTCACAGGGGTAGCCCTGTGTGCCGGAAGCCTGGCACATGCGGAAGCGGCGCTGCCAACCCGTGTCACACGTCTTGGAGCACAGGCTCCATGCGTTCCACGGCCCCCACTTGCCATCAGTGGCTATGAGGAAAGGAAAGTCTGAGAGGCCATAGGGGCCTCCAAGGCCAGGGCTACCACCTGCTACCCTCACACCAAGGACTCACCGGGGCATTCGAGATTGCTGCAATCACGAGTGTCGGTCAGGGCACCTGTGCACGTGGCCCAGGCTGGACCAGCCACACTGCACTTCCGGCTGCGCTGCTGGGTTCCGTTGGCACAAGATGAAGAGCATGGGCCCCAGGGACCCCATTCTAGCCACTGGCCTTCCACTGCATGGGAGACACAAGCAGGGGTGGCCGTTGAGCAGAACCTGGCTGGTTAGTAGGGATACAGTTCCACGGGGAGATGGCAGAGCCTGATGGCCACTCAGAGTTGGGCCAAGTCAGACCATCTGAGCTGGGCATATGAAAGGGTCTGGAGTGAGAGAATGGTGACTGGGCCTCTTTCTGCCTGCCTGTCACCAGCTCCAGGAATACATGACACCTCTTCACAGCCTAAGGGCAAGCCTCAGAGGtgagtttttttgtgtgtgtgtgggttgtgatGGTTGATCTTTTCCTACACATAAGCCCAGCATTGTGTTCATGGTACCATGGACACCAAAGTGCTGTTTACAGCAAGGGCATCTGATGGCATGGAGGAATGGGCACTGGAAAGGAGGCCCTTGTGATGGGGTCACAGTGTGCCAACCCCAAGTCAGGGCTGGGTTTCACCACCCATTGGTTGCTAACAGATATGCTTCTCCAGTCTCCCCATGCGTGGTCAAAGTTATGGGAACCCCACCCTCCTCCCAGGGACGGGGCACTAGACCTGACTGCCTCCCCTAGGTCTCCCGATCCCCCCACCCGGCTGGGCAGCGCCTGCCTAGAAGCCCCTTGGCGCTACTGACCCGGGCAGGCGGCCATACTGCAGAGTTTAGTCTGCAGCTCGGGACCCTCGCAGGCCTTGCCGCCGTGCTGGGGGGGCACGCAGGTCCGCATCCGGCTCCGGGACCCCCGCCCGCAGCTGCGGGAGCACAGGCTCCAGGACCCCCACTCCTCCCACACGCCGTGCACTGCAAGGAAGCACGTGGCCGGTGGCTGGGCGGCACCTTGGCTCCGCCCACAGCCAGCGCCTGCCCATCCACCCACCAATCAGGAGTTCCGCAATTCTACGACCACTCCTTATTGGCTCCGCCCTGGATTCTGTTGCCAGGGACAGCCGGCTTAGGGTCCCAGGATAACCACCCTTTATGGGGATGTGGTCCCAAATCATACAGGGCAGATTCTGTGGACACCCCAATAGGGTGAGCAGGACCAGCCTGAGGAGCCAATTGCCTTCCTCTCCTGGGGGGGACAGGAAAACCCAGGAAAGGATCCAAGATccatccttctcttcccttcccacccccagaCCCAGAGCCTGAGTCCAACAGGGCAGGCCTGGGGCAACAGAAGTGCCCCCTCCCAGCCCCAATcgcatagacacacagacagacacgaACCTCTACATAGACACTGACGACACAACAAGCTCACAAGCGGGAACACAGCTTTGTCCCGGTGCTCCACAAGCCCCTGCTACACCCCCGAGAACCGAGAGCCTTCTCCAATGAAGCCCTACTCTAAATCCACTGCCAGCGCTTCACCCcggggaagcagagagcagaactgGTTGACACTGCCCTGTCACCAACTGACCCAGACAGACATGCATTTCCTCAGTACCTGCCTGAAGTACCTGCGCGTTCAACTGATTTCAACCTAATGGTCTATCAGAGGCCCCCAAGGGAGTGGAAGGGGAACCCGGAGCAAAGTGGGAACCATCAGGGAAGGCttcattttcaaaacagagtGGCATCTCTCTTAGATCTAAGGGCCGGCTGGATGCTTTAGccaagatgggggaggggcagggaaagaCTAAGCAAATGCAGAGAGCTAGGATGCTGCAAGAGGTGCTGGTGAGGTCAGGACTAAGGGAAAGTGGAGGAGGCAATGTGCAAAGAACAGTCTTGACTACCAAGATGGAGGCATCAGGGAAGCAGCACGCCAAAAGCAAACCCCAGATGTGGTCTGATACTTCCATAACCCCAGTGCTTCATGCCAGGTTGGCACTGTGCCTGGGTAAGGaatggggagtgtgtgtgtgtgtgtgtgtgtgtgtgtgtgtgtgtgtgtgtgagagagagagagaggggggggggcag
This DNA window, taken from Cricetulus griseus strain 17A/GY chromosome 2, alternate assembly CriGri-PICRH-1.0, whole genome shotgun sequence, encodes the following:
- the Adgrb2 gene encoding adhesion G protein-coupled receptor B2 isoform X17; its protein translation is MVSRKRPSARNWGREGSWAHPLWDILDRSQQKTKQDGPRVAPEDKEVRGIGVPWPASELSAFDKRVQAPVNFTQTAFDRSLVIFGELSHKFVPSCCRNLLSVGRGRKKAGRKELSEGWHRGWLRPELGGEEPEEEPKVKTQWPRSADEPGLYMAQTVHGVWEEWGSWSLCSRSCGRGSRSRMRTCVPPQHGGKACEGPELQTKLCSMAACPVEGQWLEWGPWGPCSSSCANGTQQRSRKCSVAGPAWATCTGALTDTRDCSNLECPATDGKWGPWNAWSLCSKTCDTGWQRRFRMCQASGTQGYPCEGTGEEVKPCSEKRCPAFHEMCRDEYVMLMTWKKAAAGEIIYNKCPPNASGSASRRCLLSAQGVAYWGLPSFARCISHEYRYLYLSLREHLAKGQRMLAGEGMSQVVRSLQELLARRTYYSGDLLFSVDILRNVTDTFKRATYVPSADDVQRFFQVVSFMVDSENKDKWDDAQQVSPGSVHLLRVVEDFIHLVGDALKAFQSSLIVTDNLVISIQREPISAVSSDITFPMRGRRGMKDWVRHSEDRLFLPKEVLSLSSPGKPATPGAATAGSPGRGRGPGTVPPGPGHAHQRLLPADPDESSYFVIGAVLYRTLGLILPPPRPPLAVTSRVMTVTVRPPTQPPAEPLITVELSYIINGTTDPHCASWDYSRADASSGDWNTESCQTLETQAAHTRCQCQHLSTFAVLAQPPKDLTLELAGAPSVPLVIGCAVSCMALLTLLAIYAAFWRFIKSERSIILLNFCLSILASNILILVGQSRVLSKGVCTMTAAFLHFFFLSSFCWVLTEAWQSYLAVIGRMRTRLVRKRFLCLGWGLPALVVAVSVGFTRTKGYGTSSYCWLSLEGGLLYAFVGPAAVIVLVNMLIGIIVFNKLMARDGVSDKSKKQRAGSERCPWASLLLPCSSCGAVPSPLLSSASARNAMASLWSSCVVLPLLALTWMSAVLAMTDRRSVLFQALFAVFNSAQGFVITAVHCFLRREVQDVVKCQMGVCRADESEDSPDSCKNGQLQILSDFEKDVDLACQTVLFKEVNTCNPSTITGTLSRLSLDEDEEPKSCLVGPEGGLSFSPLPGNILVPMAASPGLGEPPPPQETNPVYMCGEGGLRQLDLTWLRPSEPGSEGDYMVLPRRTLSLQPGGGGTGGEEAPRARPEGTPRRAAKTVAHTEGYPSFLSVEHSGLGLGPAYGSLQNPYGMTFQPPPPTPSARQVPEPGERSRTMPRTVPGSTMKLGSLERKKLRYSDLDFEKVMHTRKRHSELYHELNQKFHTFDRYRSQSSGKEKPSPGERPGLSQHRRHQSWSTFKSMTLGSLPPKPRERLALHRTAAWEPTEPPDGDFQTEV